One window of the Candidatus Zixiibacteriota bacterium genome contains the following:
- a CDS encoding Plasmid-like protein, with amino-acid sequence MSFQIKNIVLYSHSGAIRTIQLIPGKLNIITGSSKTGKTALIAILEYCFGSSECRIPEGIIRRSVAWVAVKLAVSEGEAFIARRVPAPGRNSSSDVYYTVGTQVAIPPADQLIQTTNADALQGLLTAHAGIGDNRHDPPPGQTRPPLQANISHALIYCLQHQTEIDSNQQLFHRQSEPFLPQAIKDTIPYFLGAVDDDYVARLAELRRLRREMRAIERRLEEYNAVKGEGFSVAQGLFSEAKDLGLHSDQEDPQTWDDLLEALRLLSIAPSPPEEQQISDEGTEFRRLQGEREAIVRELRVVQDQLEAAKMLSSDRIGFSHEASAQVLRLKSIELFEASSEEEGPSICPLCQTELQSNVAPPTVNEIRTSLARLEEEVRQVEDHAPQMQAVITKLEEREGNLKSRLQNNRETLDAIQRENTRLQEFRDRNARRAHIIGRISLYLESVPPVEDHSNLRSQLSALREQIDSLEQELSDEKIEERVQSALSIMSRHMSQWAEELQLEHAEFPLRLDISKLTVIADGQDGPIPMNRMGSGENWVGYHLIAHFALHRRFVSKSRPVPRFIFIDQPSQVYFPEDEDWQRRENGTVGISEDRQKVERMFKLSYDFVNEFDGQFQIIVTDHANINQQWFQDCVVERWREGRKLVPPEWDVTPDENHSEG; translated from the coding sequence ATGAGTTTCCAAATCAAGAACATTGTCCTCTACAGTCATAGTGGTGCTATTCGCACTATTCAGCTCATTCCTGGAAAGCTAAACATCATTACGGGTTCGTCCAAAACTGGTAAGACGGCTCTGATAGCGATTCTGGAATACTGCTTTGGTTCATCAGAGTGTCGCATTCCTGAGGGTATTATACGCAGATCTGTCGCATGGGTCGCTGTCAAGCTGGCGGTTTCCGAGGGTGAAGCGTTCATTGCTAGGAGAGTGCCTGCCCCGGGACGCAACTCTTCGTCGGATGTCTATTACACAGTCGGGACTCAGGTGGCAATACCGCCGGCGGACCAATTGATACAGACCACTAATGCTGATGCACTTCAAGGATTACTCACTGCTCACGCTGGCATCGGGGACAACCGCCATGATCCTCCGCCTGGGCAAACGAGACCTCCTTTACAAGCGAATATCAGCCATGCACTCATATATTGCTTGCAACACCAGACAGAGATTGACAGTAATCAGCAGCTTTTTCATAGGCAGAGTGAGCCGTTTCTACCTCAAGCTATTAAAGACACCATTCCATACTTTCTTGGAGCCGTTGACGATGATTATGTCGCACGCTTGGCGGAGTTGAGGCGATTGCGTCGGGAAATGCGAGCAATCGAGCGGCGGCTTGAGGAATACAACGCAGTAAAGGGCGAAGGTTTTTCTGTTGCGCAGGGACTCTTCTCCGAGGCGAAAGACCTTGGATTGCACTCTGATCAAGAGGATCCGCAAACGTGGGATGATCTTCTTGAGGCACTCCGCCTGCTGTCCATTGCCCCGTCCCCACCCGAAGAACAGCAGATTAGTGACGAGGGAACTGAGTTCCGAAGGTTACAGGGTGAAAGAGAGGCAATAGTCCGAGAGTTACGAGTGGTTCAAGATCAACTTGAAGCCGCAAAGATGCTGAGTTCGGATCGTATTGGGTTTTCTCATGAGGCTAGTGCTCAAGTGCTTCGCTTGAAGAGTATTGAGCTGTTTGAAGCGAGTAGTGAAGAGGAAGGACCATCAATCTGCCCACTGTGTCAGACCGAGCTACAGAGCAATGTTGCGCCACCTACCGTTAATGAAATCCGGACATCTCTCGCTAGGCTAGAAGAAGAGGTGCGGCAGGTTGAGGACCACGCACCTCAAATGCAAGCAGTGATCACAAAGCTTGAGGAAAGAGAGGGAAATCTCAAGTCTCGACTTCAAAACAACCGGGAAACGCTTGATGCAATTCAAAGAGAAAACACGAGACTTCAAGAATTTCGCGATCGAAATGCCAGAAGAGCGCATATCATCGGAAGAATCAGCCTTTACCTTGAGAGTGTCCCTCCAGTAGAAGACCATAGTAACCTTCGAAGCCAGCTTTCAGCACTACGAGAACAAATTGACTCGCTCGAGCAGGAGCTGAGTGATGAAAAGATAGAGGAACGAGTTCAATCAGCGTTGTCGATTATGTCCCGCCACATGAGTCAGTGGGCAGAAGAACTCCAACTTGAGCACGCAGAATTCCCACTCCGTCTAGATATTAGCAAATTGACTGTTATTGCCGATGGTCAAGATGGACCAATCCCGATGAATCGAATGGGTAGCGGCGAAAACTGGGTGGGATATCACTTAATTGCACACTTTGCTCTGCACCGACGGTTCGTGTCGAAGAGCCGGCCTGTACCGCGTTTTATCTTTATAGATCAGCCATCTCAAGTGTACTTTCCTGAAGACGAAGACTGGCAGCGCCGGGAAAATGGGACAGTTGGTATCAGTGAAGATAGACAAAAAGTCGAGCGGATGTTCAAGCTTTCTTATGATTTCGTCAACGAGTTTGATGGTCAGTTCCAAATTATCGTTACGGATCACGCAAACATAAACCAGCAATGGTTCCAAGACTGTGTAGTTGAGAGATGGCGCGAGGGGAGAAAGCTCGTTCCTCCAGAATGGGATGTGACTCCAGACGAGAATCACTCCGAAGGGTGA